The Chaetodon auriga isolate fChaAug3 chromosome 2, fChaAug3.hap1, whole genome shotgun sequence genome segment TTCCTTCTCTGACTGATGGCTATTATCTCAGTCTACTATGCTGTAAGTGTAAGTGAGGAGTCCAATAGCATGTGATGATGTTGTTGAATGACAggtggatggacagatgaaacAAGTGACGCAGCAACCATCTCATGGCTCTTCAGTGAAGCCAGATGGGCAGCAGTTAGTTACTACGTCAGTATTTatgaatagaaataaaatgaataattgaCTAAAAAAGGCGTTTGACTGGACTCCTGACTTATTTATATCACTTTATCTGAGCTTTATCATACCTCCTCTTGCAGCTTTTGTTAAACTCGGCAGATTAATAACTTTGTTCAAGTCATAGCCATGAATTAATGAATAGTACAAAACAATAATTTAGAAAGTGTTAATCAACAAGTAACTTAAAGTGCAATTAAGTCTTACCAGTAACATTTagaacctgcacacacaaagcaaatatTAAGCATCACAATAAGCACAACAGACAGTGAACTTAAGTCTCACATCAGACAGCATTTGCGACAATGACCAACGTTCCAgaatcttattttcattttggccTAAGCAGCAAAAGCTGATGAATAAAGCACTCAACAATGttctgtaaaacaaaacaataataacactGAATGGAGAAATACTATCAAATACTGTTAGTGTAGagtaaaatttaaaaaaaaatacatatcaCTCTGTTAAGGAAAGCCTTAATTTGCTAATATTTAATGTCTTAATTTGTCTTATAAATAATGAGGCAGAACCACTCACCTTCGGCCACGAGAAATCATTGAAATGCTCACTATCACCGGCAGATGGCAGTAAAGCAGAAAACTCCAACAACGATACTCTCGCGTGACGTCCAGGGTCACGTCATTCCATGATGGCTGAAGATCCTGGCGGAGCATTTTTcaatttctctctcatttttctttctttctctataCCTCAACTTGCCATAGAGACATGGCAGGACTCACAGGCCCGTTAAGCGTTCACAGATTACTGGTGACGACATGCCCAAGAAAGGAAACCGAAAACGGCTGAAATTTAAGGCCGGGGACGTTTGTTCCGAATCAGGTAGGCTAATATGGGTTACGTTTACATCAGACAGCAAGCTAGCCCGCCCACTGTTAGCACTCCGTACTCGGCCGGATTTGAAATGACTTAGTTCCCCATTTCAGTTCACAATTTCGCATATATGAATGCTTTGACTCAAATATAATACGGTAATATATTAAAAGTTAGGTCACCTTTAGTGTGTGAGTCTTTGGTATTAGCCAGAACTAAAAGGCAGATGAAGGTAACGCTGAAGTCATGTTCGTTAACTGAGCGGTTGTGGAACGTTATGTTTTTTTCGTAGTGACCGTTGCTGATTATGCTGATGCCGACCCAGCCGTAGTGAAGTCTGGGAGGGTGAAAAAGGCTGTTGTAAATGCAGTCGAAAAAGAAGGTAACTTGTGATTATGTAACTTACCGTCAGACATGTCGCTTGACATTGACTTAAAAGGTCATCCGAGTGCTCAGTTTAACGCTGTGTTTCAGTAAAATTACTCTGCGGCCTGGAAGCATCCAATGGAGCTGTAGAAGAGGTCCTCTCGTCAGCAGCGAGTGTCAAAGCAGACGCTTTAGACAGCAGTGATGACCTGGACCCCGAAGACGATGGCGAAAATGAAACTAAAGCGGTCcgcaagaagaaaaacaagaggagaaagGGTAAAAGAAGCGTAAAGTCTGTGCACAGTGGGCTGAATTGAACATGGAGGGCTTGACATCTTGGGAGTACAGCCACTGAATCAGGGTGTTTACTGTGGTGTTTAAACATTGTCTTGACAGAAAGCAGCGAGAGTAGTGATGGGAATGATTATCCGGTGGATATCTGGTTAGTGCTTGCCTCCTACATCCGGCCGGAGGACGTGTGCAGGTTTGCTCTCATCTGTAGGAATGCCTGGACGGTCACTTGTACTGCAGCTTTTTGGACCAGGCTCTACAGAAGGTGAGGTGGTTTTATCGATTACATTCAAGAGCGAAGTTATTGTGAAGTTGaccagaaaaaaatctgaaaggGGTCTGCTCCTAAAGGCCCACTTTAAAACTGTGAATTGAGAGGCAGTGCAGCTTGGAATAAAAGCCAGGTGTCTGTGCCATCCATCTCTTCACTTTACTCAGTCTAGTAAACAATGCAGCCTCCTCCATCACACAAAGGTCAACCTCCAACCCCACGCACACCCCCATCAGCATCAGTGGTGACGTTGTTGAAATGGTGGAGAGCCACAAATATCTCGGAATCACACTAGACAATAAACTGAGCTTTGAACAACACACTACTGACATCCATAAACACTGCCAACAAAGACTCTCCGTCATCCGTAAACTTAAAGCACTCTCCATTTTCCCCCACCTCCTGCTCACACTCTACAGAAGCATAGTTCAACCCTCTCCAAGAGCAGATTTACACAAATTACACACAAGTCCAGTtagatgtatttgtgtattctgAGGCTGTAAGGAAGGTGGAAACGATTTTCCAAAATTTTAAAGTACATGATTTATTGTTAAACTGAGGCCCACATCCATTGTTAGCAGTGTATATGATGGGATAAAATGTCTTGAAAATGATCCAATAAATTAGCAAAGTAAAGGAGTAAAGTGACATTTTGTATAATTAACATGTAGTCTTTcactccccccctctctctttcacagaCACTACAAGATTGACGTCGACCTGCCGTTTCGTCTCCAGCCTGACTCTATTGACAGGACGCGCTGTTTACGGGCCCGTGTGATTCGCTCCCTTTTCCATTTGTATGAGCCATTCGACTTGCGTGTCTCGAAAATTCCTGCCCTGCCAGAATCCACGCCCACAACCTTGCTCAACTCCAAGGTAAATTATTTGACGTGTCATCACCTATGGATGTGGAGCTAAAGTTTGGTTTTTATTGTGTGTCTGATCTGTTAGTATTGCCTGCTCTTGGCTGTTGGCTCCGTAGGAAAGCTCAGGGCTGACTGAGCCTGTTGATAACTAGCTTTGTGATACCCAGACTATCCACAAACACCAGTGTTAGGCTTAATGGAGCCAAGCAGCTCAAAAAGAGTCAGAATAAACTGAACTCTCTTCACAATAGAGGCCCCTTGTGTAGTGATTGGTTCGACTGAAAACGTGGGAGACTTGACCAGGAAGAAACATGTTTACAGGTCCGTAAAGCTGTTCACTGTGTGGAAATGTCAGTTTCATACGCTTACTGTTTCCTGTCGCAGTGTTTACTGTTCTGGGTCAGGAAGGTGTCAGGGACTCGGCCAGAGGCATTGTGGGAG includes the following:
- the tmem183a gene encoding transmembrane protein 183A isoform X2, with amino-acid sequence MPKKGNRKRLKFKAGDVCSESVTVADYADADPAVVKSGRVKKAVVNAVEKEVKLLCGLEASNGAVEEVLSSAASVKADALDSSDDLDPEDDGENETKAVRKKKNKRRKESSESSDGNDYPVDIWLVLASYIRPEDVCRFALICRNAWTVTCTAAFWTRLYRRHYKIDVDLPFRLQPDSIDRTRCLRARVIRSLFHLYEPFDLRVSKIPALPESTPTTLLNSKCLLFWVRKVSGTRPEALWEFNFKFIKQGHSKNGCAKSLRMPRQYEDVHMNPDSDCYMLQVTTLNFIFTPVVMGMTLTLFTINVSTDMRHHRVRLLFQDSPLLRGKKRADQGGTQVVLDPVQSVRLMDWWHPQYPSSPYT
- the tmem183a gene encoding transmembrane protein 183A isoform X1; the protein is MPKKGNRKRLKFKAGDVCSESVTVADYADADPAVVKSGRVKKAVVNAVEKEVKLLCGLEASNGAVEEVLSSAASVKADALDSSDDLDPEDDGENETKAVRKKKNKRRKESSESSDGNDYPVDIWLVLASYIRPEDVCRFALICRNAWTVTCTAAFWTRLYRRHYKIDVDLPFRLQPDSIDRTRCLRARVIRSLFHLYEPFDLRVSKIPALPESTPTTLLNSKCLLFWVRKVSGTRPEALWEFNFKFIKQQGHSKNGCAKSLRMPRQYEDVHMNPDSDCYMLQVTTLNFIFTPVVMGMTLTLFTINVSTDMRHHRVRLLFQDSPLLRGKKRADQGGTQVVLDPVQSVRLMDWWHPQYPSSPYT